GCCGTTCAATACCTGCACGCCATGGGCATAACCCTTTTCCTTCTCGATCAGGGCATGGTTGCACATCATCGACGCCATGGTGTCGGCAATCGAAATGCAATGGTAACCGCCTTCTCCCGTCACGCCCCTGCCGACAAGCGCTGCAAGGATTCGTTCACTTGCGGCGAGTCCCCCTATGTAATCGGAAAACGTCTGGGTGGGATGGACCGGTCGGCCATCCCGGTCCTTCATTTGGGAAAGTGCTCCGCTGACGCTCATATAATTCAAATCATGGCTCCCGAGGCCGGCCATGTCTCCTCTGTCCCCGTAGCCTGTGATTGAACAGTAGATGATGCCTGGATTGACTACCCTGACTGATTCGTAGCCGAGTCCGAGCTTATCCATCACACCGGGACGGAAGCTTTCGACTACGACGTCGGCCCTTTTGATCAAATCGAGGGCAAGATCCCTTCCTTCTTCATGTTTCAGGTTCATTGATAAGCTTTTCTTGCCACGGTTATGCGCTTTAAAAACAAGTCCTCCACCGCTGTGCCGGGCCGGGTCCCCATCAGGTGCTTCCACCTTGATGATCTCGGCTCCGAGCTCTGCCAGCCGGAGTGTCGCAAATGGGCCTGGGATGTAGTTCGTGAAATCGATGATTTTGATGTCATTCAGCATGGCAGGATATCATCCCTCCCTTAATTCAACCGCTCGATGATTGTCGCATTTGCCATTCCGTGCCCCTCACACATCGTCTGCAGCCCGTATCGGCCACCTGTTCTTTCAAGCTCGTGCATCATCGAAATCATCAGTCGCGCACCGCTTGCGCCGAGTGGATGACCGAGGGCAATCGCCCCGCCGTTCGGGTTGCACTTGGCAGAATCTGCGCCTGTTTCCTTCAGCCACGCCATCGTCACCGGCGCGAACGCTTCATTCACCTCGAAGACATCTATTTCATCAAGTGACAGGCCAGATTTCTTCAATACTTTCTCCGTTGCCGGGATCGGCCCCGTCAGCATCAGAGTAGGATCTGATCCCACCACTACACGGGTGTGTACTTTGAAGCGTGGTTTTAAGCCCAGTTCTTCCGCTTTCTCACGGCTCATCAATAAAAGGACAGCCGCTCCATCGCTGATCTGGCTGGAGTTCCCGGCATGGATGACCCCGTCTTCTTTAAATACCGTCTTCAATCCTGAAAGCACTTCCTCGGTCGTCCCTTCACGTGGGCCAGAGTCCTCGGTCACCGTAGTCGTCTCCCCATTTTCAAGCGTCACCTCAAGGGGCATGATCTCCCTTTTGAAATACCCCTCTTTCTGGGCTCTCAATGCACGACGGTGGCTTTCAGCGGCGAATGCATCCAGCTCTGCCCGGCTGAATCCGTATTTCTCTGCGATCCGTTCTGCAGACAATCCCTGGTGGATGACTTCATAACGGCTTTTTAGCTTCGGGCTGAACGGGACGGCATCCTGATAATTCGATCCCATCGGCACCCTCGACATATTTTCGACACCGCCTGCAATGACCACGTCCATATCTCCTGCAAGAATCGCCTGGGAAGCGAAATGAACGGCCTGCTGACTCGAACCGCATTGTCTGTCAATCGTCGTACCAGGCACCTCGATCGGAAAGCCTGCAATCAGCGCAGCCACACGGGCAATATCCCCTGCCTGTTCGCCTGACTGGGTGACGCATCCGAGTATCACATCTTCGATGAGCGCCGCATCGATGCCCGCACGCTTCACAAGTTCTGCCAGCACCTCTCCAGCCAGTTCATCCGGCCTCATATCGTTTAACAATCCTTTTCTTCTACCAACGGGGGTCCGTACCCCTTCCACAATCACAACTTCCCGCATGCTTCCTCTTCCTTTCTATAAACCTAAGTTCTTGGCAATGATCGTTTTCATGATTTCATTCGTTCCTGCATATATGCTTGCGACGGGAATATCCCTGAATCGCCTTGCAATCTCGTATTCTTCCATATAACCGTAACCGCCGTGTAGCTGCATGCACTCACCGGCGATTCGCTTCGCACTGTCGGTCAGCTTCCATTTTGCCATCGACACCTTCGTCACGATATCCTCCCCGTCAATGTGCGCCTTGATCAACTGATCGAGGAAGCTTCTTCCCATTTCGATATCTGTCGCCATTTCGGCAATTTTGAACTGGGTATTCTGGAATTTACTCACCGGCTTACCGAATGCATCCCGGCTTTTCACATATTCAATCGTCTGCCCGAGCATCACTTCAGACGCCACCTGTGCAGCAATTGCCACAAGCAGGCGTTCCTGCTGCAGCTTATCCATCAGATAAAGGAACCCTTTTCCTTCTTCTCCAAGAAGGTTCTCTTTCGGTACGATACAGTCTTCAAAAATCAGTTCCGCTGTATCCTGAGAGTGAAGGCCGACCTTATTCAGCTTCCTACCCCTCGAAAATCCGGGAGCATCCCGTTCCACAACCAGCAGACTGACTCCCTTATGTTTCGGATTCGCCTTCGGATCGGTTTTACAGGCAACAATGATAAGGTCTGAATGGATCCCGTTGGTGATGAACGTTTTCGCACCGTTGAGCACGTAATGGTCACCATCGAGGACAGCGGTCGTCTTGATATTCGCAAGATCCGATCCGGTACCGGGTTCTGTCATCGCAATTGCCGTAATGAACTCCCCGGTGGTGCATTTCGGCAGCCAGCGCTTCTTTTGCTCCCCGGTCCCAAACGCGGTGATATAAGGAACGACGATATCATTATGAAGTCCGATTCCGACAAGGCCTGAGCCGACCCGCTCAATCTCTTCGTTGATGATGACCGAGAATCCCCAGTCAACCCCGCTCCCCCCGTATTCTTCGTCTATATCCGGGCAAAGGAATCCCTGCTCCCCCATCTTTGTCCAGAAGGAGCGGGGAATCATCCGCTCCTCCTCCCACTGATCATAGTAAGGGTAGGCCTCTTTCTCTAAAAATTTCCGTAATGACTTGCGGAAGATTTCATGATCATCCGTTAAATATAAATGTTCCATAAATCCTTCTCCTCACTGCTTCACATTTATTGTCCGACTGTATTCAGCGACTGCCGCAATTGATATTTTAATATTTTCCCTGATGCATTCCTCGGAAGTGATTCTTCGACGAAGATCCTTCTTGGAATCTTGTATCCTGCAAGCTTCTGACGGCAGAAAGCTTTCATCTCCTGTTCATCGATCGAAGCCCCGGGCTTTGGCACGATGACTGCGCATACTGCTTCTCCCCACGTATCATCAGGCAGTCCAATAATTGCTGCCTCAAGTACGGATGGATGCTCATACAGCACTTCCTCGACTTCGATGGAATAGACATTTTCACCGCCTGAAATGATCATATCCTTCTTCCGGTCCACGAGGGTGATATATCCTTCTTCATCAATGGTCGCTAGGTCGCCTGTATACAGCCAGCCGTCTTTCAGCGTTTTCGCCGTTTCTTCCGGCTTCTTATAATACTCCTTCATGAGGGATTCACCCTTTACGACGAATTCGCCGACCGCACCCGGGACAATGTCTTTCCCTTCTTCATTCACAACCCTTGCTTCTGTCAGGAACGCCGCTTTCCCTCCTTTGCCAAAATGGGTACGGTGCCCTTCAGGATCGAGGAGAATCCCGCCTGGACCTGCTTCTGTCAAACCGCAGAGGTTGTAAAATTGATCGGTCTTGAACAATTCCATCGACTTCCTGACGATTTCCGGTGCCATAGGTGCCGCACCGTATCCGCATCGTTTAATGGAAGAAAGATCATAGGAAGAAGCATTCGGCACTTGCAGCATGAAGTTATACATCGCCGGCACCCCGAAGAAATGGGTGATGCGGTGCTTCTCTATCGCTTCAAGCGTGGTTACCGGATGGAAGTCACGGTGGATGACGTGGGTCGCGCCTAACACAACCCCTGAAATGAGGAACAGATTCAACTGGGCTGAATGGAATAATGGGGCGATATGAAGGATCGTCTCTTCTTCATTAATGCCCATGCTGATCATCATCGTCAATCCGACATTGAATATCCGCTTATGGTCGAATAAAGCCCCCTTTGGTCTGCCGGTCGTTCCTGATGTGTAGAGGATTTCCAGGTCATCATCGTCCCTGACTTCTATCGCAGGATTTTCTCCGTTATCACTCACGATTGAGTCAAAGGCGTGATGACCGACGACACCCGGAGCGCCCGTGGTGATCACATGCAGAACCGAAGTCCCTTCCCTTGCAGATGTGACGGTTTCTTCGAATTCCCCGTCACAGAACACGACTGCTGCTTCCGACTGTTCGAGAATATAATGAACCTCAGAAGCCGTCAGCCTGAAGTTGACCGGGACGACGACTGCCCCGATCTTCGCACCGGCGAAGAATGCGAGAACATACTGATCGGAATTTTTCATCATCAGGGCCATTTTGTCCCCTTTTTCAATGCCGAGTGCCAGGAGTCCATGTGCCAGTTTATTCACTTCTTCATTGAACTGCTTATACGTGTACGTTCTGCCCTCACACTTGATGGCCACCTTGTCTTTCTTCTTTCTCGCATTCTGCTCCAAATAAGAACCGATATCCATTTCCATTCCCCCTATTGAACATTTTTGAAAACGCATTCAATATTATCCATGCAAATATTGTGCCAACTTTCAGAAAATATACCACACACTGATTCTAAGCATTTGTGGCTATGGAGAATATAAAGGTGTCTAGAAACTGGACACCTTGTTTAGACATGGTAACTCTGTTTAGACAGCTGATATTTCTTTAATTTTTCATACAAGCCTGACCGGCTGATGCCAAGCAGTCTTGCGGCCTGTGCTTTATTACCGTTCGATTGGGTCAAAGCCTTCTTGATCGCGCCGAGCTCTGCGTCCTCTGCCAGGCTGACCGGCTGAACGTGTCGATTCGGGAGGTTCGAGATCAAGTATTCAGGCAGATCCTCCATCTGGATATAGCCGTGCTCTGCAAACGTTATGGCACGCTCAAGCACATTCCGGAGTTCCCGCACATTCCCCGGCCAATCGTATTGAAGCAAAGCCGTTTCCGCTTTCTCTGAAATACCGGTGATGCTTGTGCCAAGCATGGTATTCAGCTCGATCATCAGCTTTTGGGTGAGGTGCTCCACGTCCCGGACCCGCTCACGCAGCGGTGGGATATTCAAGGAAATCACGTTCAGTCTATAATAAAGATCCTCCCTGAACTGCCCCTCCTTCACCATCTCCTCAAGATGTCGGTTGGTCGCTGCGATGATCCGGACATCCACCTTGATGCGCTCATTCCCCCCGACACGGTAAAATTCCCGTTCCTGAAGGACCCGAAGCAGCTTCGCCTGCAGGGAGATCGACATATCGCCAATTTCGTCGAGAAACAATGTCCCGCCATTGGCAAGGTCGAATTTCCCCACCTTTCCCCGCCGGTTCGCACCGGTG
The nucleotide sequence above comes from Bacillus sp. KH172YL63. Encoded proteins:
- a CDS encoding acyl-CoA dehydrogenase family protein — translated: MEHLYLTDDHEIFRKSLRKFLEKEAYPYYDQWEEERMIPRSFWTKMGEQGFLCPDIDEEYGGSGVDWGFSVIINEEIERVGSGLVGIGLHNDIVVPYITAFGTGEQKKRWLPKCTTGEFITAIAMTEPGTGSDLANIKTTAVLDGDHYVLNGAKTFITNGIHSDLIIVACKTDPKANPKHKGVSLLVVERDAPGFSRGRKLNKVGLHSQDTAELIFEDCIVPKENLLGEEGKGFLYLMDKLQQERLLVAIAAQVASEVMLGQTIEYVKSRDAFGKPVSKFQNTQFKIAEMATDIEMGRSFLDQLIKAHIDGEDIVTKVSMAKWKLTDSAKRIAGECMQLHGGYGYMEEYEIARRFRDIPVASIYAGTNEIMKTIIAKNLGL
- a CDS encoding class I adenylate-forming enzyme family protein, whose amino-acid sequence is MDIGSYLEQNARKKKDKVAIKCEGRTYTYKQFNEEVNKLAHGLLALGIEKGDKMALMMKNSDQYVLAFFAGAKIGAVVVPVNFRLTASEVHYILEQSEAAVVFCDGEFEETVTSAREGTSVLHVITTGAPGVVGHHAFDSIVSDNGENPAIEVRDDDDLEILYTSGTTGRPKGALFDHKRIFNVGLTMMISMGINEEETILHIAPLFHSAQLNLFLISGVVLGATHVIHRDFHPVTTLEAIEKHRITHFFGVPAMYNFMLQVPNASSYDLSSIKRCGYGAAPMAPEIVRKSMELFKTDQFYNLCGLTEAGPGGILLDPEGHRTHFGKGGKAAFLTEARVVNEEGKDIVPGAVGEFVVKGESLMKEYYKKPEETAKTLKDGWLYTGDLATIDEEGYITLVDRKKDMIISGGENVYSIEVEEVLYEHPSVLEAAIIGLPDDTWGEAVCAVIVPKPGASIDEQEMKAFCRQKLAGYKIPRRIFVEESLPRNASGKILKYQLRQSLNTVGQ
- a CDS encoding thiolase family protein → MREVVIVEGVRTPVGRRKGLLNDMRPDELAGEVLAELVKRAGIDAALIEDVILGCVTQSGEQAGDIARVAALIAGFPIEVPGTTIDRQCGSSQQAVHFASQAILAGDMDVVIAGGVENMSRVPMGSNYQDAVPFSPKLKSRYEVIHQGLSAERIAEKYGFSRAELDAFAAESHRRALRAQKEGYFKREIMPLEVTLENGETTTVTEDSGPREGTTEEVLSGLKTVFKEDGVIHAGNSSQISDGAAVLLLMSREKAEELGLKPRFKVHTRVVVGSDPTLMLTGPIPATEKVLKKSGLSLDEIDVFEVNEAFAPVTMAWLKETGADSAKCNPNGGAIALGHPLGASGARLMISMMHELERTGGRYGLQTMCEGHGMANATIIERLN
- a CDS encoding CaiB/BaiF CoA transferase family protein, whose product is MLNDIKIIDFTNYIPGPFATLRLAELGAEIIKVEAPDGDPARHSGGGLVFKAHNRGKKSLSMNLKHEEGRDLALDLIKRADVVVESFRPGVMDKLGLGYESVRVVNPGIIYCSITGYGDRGDMAGLGSHDLNYMSVSGALSQMKDRDGRPVHPTQTFSDYIGGLAASERILAALVGRGVTGEGGYHCISIADTMASMMCNHALIEKEKGYAHGVQVLNGTVISYHLYETSDGKFVSLAALEPKFWRNFCHRVDREEWTTAHYSMPDADNPVFSEMVSLFKSKTQAEWSIFGQVVDCCLTPVLETGQLSQHPLFKDREIFIGSGQVKMHGDLKGMSDSPPPAKGEHTNSILQDWLASSDEQIREWQDKGVIR